In Mongoliitalea daihaiensis, one DNA window encodes the following:
- a CDS encoding glutaminase, producing MNYQQVIEEVYQEVQEKNLRGKVATYIPELASVDPNKFGIALVDLEGNVYGVGDYEVPFSIQSISKVHTLTMVFHVFKSKLWSRVNVEPSGNPFNSIAQLEFEKGIPRNPFINAGALVITDALCSKFEHATKQVSDFINELAGKTCVSINPSVKNSEKNHGERNTALAYFLKAYKNFDNDVEEVLDVYFSHCAIEMSCVDLAKSFSFLANDGYSIFAQREIVSESHARRINALMLTCGFYDEAGEFAFRVGLPGKSGVGGGVAAVMPHKFSIAVWSPELNEKGNSVKAIQALELLTDKLSFSLF from the coding sequence ATGAATTATCAGCAAGTTATAGAAGAAGTATACCAGGAAGTACAGGAGAAAAATTTAAGAGGAAAAGTGGCTACATATATTCCTGAGTTGGCAAGTGTAGATCCGAATAAGTTTGGGATCGCATTGGTGGATTTGGAAGGGAATGTTTATGGGGTAGGGGATTATGAAGTTCCTTTTTCTATCCAAAGTATCAGTAAGGTGCACACGCTTACCATGGTCTTTCATGTGTTTAAAAGCAAGCTTTGGTCAAGGGTGAATGTTGAGCCAAGTGGCAACCCTTTCAATTCTATTGCCCAATTGGAGTTTGAAAAGGGTATTCCGCGAAATCCTTTTATCAATGCGGGAGCTTTGGTCATTACAGATGCACTTTGTAGTAAATTTGAGCATGCCACAAAACAGGTATCCGATTTTATTAATGAATTGGCGGGTAAGACATGTGTTAGTATCAATCCCTCTGTGAAAAATTCTGAAAAAAATCATGGGGAGCGAAATACAGCATTGGCCTATTTCCTAAAAGCCTATAAAAACTTTGATAATGATGTGGAGGAGGTATTGGATGTGTATTTTTCACATTGCGCCATAGAGATGAGCTGTGTGGACTTGGCCAAATCATTCTCATTTTTGGCTAATGACGGTTATTCTATATTTGCACAACGGGAAATTGTCTCTGAAAGTCATGCACGCAGGATCAATGCCTTGATGCTCACCTGTGGGTTTTATGATGAAGCGGGGGAGTTTGCATTTAGAGTGGGTTTGCCTGGCAAAAGTGGGGTAGGAGGTGGTGTTGCTGCTGTTATGCCTCATAAGTTTAGCATTGCCGTGTGGAGTCCCGAACTCAATGAAAAAGGGAATTCTGTCAAGGCGATTCAAGCGCTGGAATTGTTGACGGATAAATTGTCGTTCTCGCTATTCTAA
- a CDS encoding response regulator yields MTPILPSQENLALLKQLLDNTSDATQVSLENGNLFYINAEASKRLGIAPQDARNYYVWDFEEVFKNQEFWHSHVAELRQIPFMILEGTNSNVQTGEKFPVEVTVKYLLLDNIGYVVATSRDISERKHIEAELVNANGFLKRAMNMAKMGSWELDLDTRKLKWTENLFKIHELSEGKDMDLEKAMSFYSKKDQVLLQKISEQVIQTGKEAEFVGRITIDENKFKWVKVKLLLIEEEGQSNKLVGLTQDITDQQLVKEEIDKQIELQTLMIDISSTYINTKIEDLSKTINESLYRISTFVKADRGYVFDYNFIDNTASNTYEWCAAGVPPEIENLQNLPIEFIPAWVEQHQNSQTFEVPDISTLENENLKSIIEPQGIKTLITFPMIHGDKLIGFVGFDWVHDVHKFQDSEKKLLKIFAELLVSVNTKSMLEKSLISAKEDAEKSNKAKSEFLANMSHEIRTPLNGVIGFTDLLINTDLSDVQLQYVESANSSAHSLLGIINDILDFSKIEAGKLELEEVETDLVELIEQTADIVKFNTATKDLELLLNIQIEMPRYIVVDSIRLKQILVNLLSNAIKFTEKGEVELIVKFQEDPTKEGIGQYTFSIRDTGIGISEEQQQKLFKSFSQADSSTTRKFGGTGLGLVISQMLTEKMGSKIELLSELGKGSTFYFSIERPFKSTTQTKVKEFSSIKKILLVDDNVNNRKILKDILHYWKIETEEVDNGLTALQILAEDKKYDILIVDYHMPFMDGLTTIGEAKKIISTFKGKKPKILLYSSVDEVQNDERFENLQIDAKLIKPAKISELFNCLLSLADDKDNTISAMKKGPAEFELHADGPIKILIAEDVSLNMILLKTILMAHFPKCEIIEAINGQEAIDSFESHQPNLIFMDVQMPVKDGFEATRGIRALEGESGIQTPIIALTAGALQSEKEACLAAGMNYFMTKPLEKQKILDLVKEIFKRPDSDDLSLKKEEFDYESLLEMLSNDEDLLRSIMLQGFSEIEESLQKLCTVVLVDEKEKNNLLHKLKGLTGSLCMNEFSQSIRLMEAMENPVMTIAASKKALASFKDLKLKIEKKIL; encoded by the coding sequence ATGACCCCTATCCTTCCAAGTCAAGAAAATTTAGCACTGCTGAAGCAATTGTTAGACAATACATCAGACGCGACTCAGGTATCCCTTGAAAATGGAAACCTTTTTTATATCAATGCTGAGGCATCCAAGAGATTGGGAATTGCTCCTCAGGATGCACGAAACTATTATGTTTGGGATTTTGAGGAAGTTTTTAAAAATCAGGAGTTTTGGCATAGCCATGTGGCTGAATTAAGGCAAATTCCATTCATGATCTTGGAGGGCACGAATAGCAATGTTCAAACAGGTGAAAAGTTTCCTGTTGAAGTAACCGTAAAATACCTTTTACTGGACAACATTGGTTATGTTGTAGCTACCTCGCGAGATATTTCAGAGCGAAAACATATTGAAGCAGAGCTGGTAAATGCCAACGGCTTTTTAAAAAGAGCCATGAATATGGCTAAAATGGGTTCATGGGAGCTTGACCTTGATACAAGAAAGCTTAAGTGGACAGAAAACCTCTTTAAAATCCATGAATTATCAGAAGGTAAAGATATGGATTTGGAAAAGGCCATGAGCTTTTACAGTAAAAAAGATCAGGTTTTACTACAAAAAATATCAGAGCAGGTCATTCAGACGGGTAAGGAAGCAGAATTTGTTGGGAGAATCACAATAGACGAAAATAAATTCAAGTGGGTCAAAGTCAAACTTTTATTAATTGAGGAAGAAGGACAATCCAATAAACTTGTTGGACTCACGCAAGATATCACTGATCAGCAACTTGTGAAAGAAGAGATTGATAAACAAATCGAACTTCAGACCTTGATGATTGATATTTCTTCCACCTATATCAATACCAAAATTGAAGACCTTTCCAAAACCATCAATGAATCCCTTTACAGAATTTCAACCTTTGTAAAAGCCGATAGAGGCTACGTTTTTGATTATAATTTCATTGATAATACGGCATCCAATACCTATGAGTGGTGTGCAGCAGGTGTGCCTCCCGAAATAGAAAATTTGCAAAACCTCCCCATAGAATTTATACCAGCATGGGTTGAGCAACATCAGAATAGTCAGACCTTCGAAGTTCCTGACATCAGTACCTTGGAAAATGAGAACTTGAAATCTATCATTGAACCTCAAGGAATCAAAACACTGATTACATTCCCTATGATTCATGGAGACAAATTGATCGGGTTTGTAGGCTTTGACTGGGTACATGATGTTCATAAGTTTCAGGATTCAGAAAAAAAGCTGTTAAAGATCTTTGCAGAACTCTTGGTGAGTGTCAATACCAAAAGTATGCTTGAGAAATCATTGATTTCAGCCAAAGAAGATGCTGAAAAATCGAATAAAGCAAAGTCTGAATTTTTAGCCAATATGAGTCATGAAATCAGAACGCCACTCAATGGGGTAATCGGATTTACCGATTTATTGATTAATACTGACTTATCAGATGTACAACTCCAATATGTAGAAAGCGCCAACTCCTCTGCTCATTCCTTGTTGGGGATTATCAATGATATCCTAGACTTTTCTAAGATAGAAGCGGGTAAACTGGAGTTGGAAGAAGTGGAAACAGACCTAGTTGAACTGATTGAGCAAACAGCAGATATTGTAAAATTCAACACTGCCACCAAAGATTTGGAACTACTGCTCAATATTCAGATCGAAATGCCGAGATATATCGTCGTCGATTCTATCCGGTTGAAGCAAATCCTTGTCAATCTGCTCAGCAATGCAATCAAATTTACTGAAAAAGGCGAGGTTGAATTAATTGTAAAGTTCCAAGAAGATCCTACAAAAGAAGGAATAGGGCAGTACACCTTTTCCATCAGGGATACGGGTATTGGGATTTCCGAAGAACAACAACAAAAGCTGTTTAAATCTTTTTCCCAAGCGGATTCCTCCACTACTAGAAAATTTGGAGGGACAGGATTAGGTTTGGTTATTTCTCAAATGCTCACAGAAAAAATGGGGTCCAAAATTGAGTTACTTAGTGAACTCGGCAAAGGGTCTACCTTTTATTTCTCTATAGAGAGGCCATTTAAATCCACTACTCAAACGAAAGTCAAGGAATTTTCAAGTATAAAGAAAATCTTATTGGTTGATGACAATGTCAACAATAGAAAAATCCTAAAAGACATTTTACATTATTGGAAAATTGAAACCGAAGAAGTAGACAATGGTCTGACTGCTTTGCAAATTTTAGCCGAGGATAAGAAATATGATATCTTAATTGTTGATTATCATATGCCCTTTATGGATGGCTTGACCACTATTGGGGAGGCGAAAAAAATCATCTCAACCTTCAAAGGTAAAAAGCCAAAAATACTTTTATACAGTTCGGTAGATGAAGTACAGAATGATGAGCGATTTGAAAACTTACAAATTGATGCCAAACTTATCAAACCGGCAAAAATCTCTGAATTATTCAATTGCCTGCTAAGCTTGGCGGATGACAAAGATAATACCATCAGTGCGATGAAAAAAGGTCCGGCGGAATTTGAACTTCATGCAGATGGTCCGATCAAAATTCTCATTGCAGAGGATGTTTCCTTGAATATGATTTTGCTTAAAACGATCCTGATGGCTCATTTCCCTAAGTGCGAAATCATTGAAGCTATCAATGGTCAAGAAGCTATAGACTCGTTTGAATCCCACCAACCCAACCTGATTTTTATGGACGTTCAAATGCCTGTGAAAGACGGTTTTGAAGCAACTAGAGGTATCCGAGCTTTGGAGGGAGAGAGTGGCATCCAAACTCCAATTATTGCCTTAACTGCAGGAGCATTACAATCAGAGAAAGAAGCTTGCCTTGCGGCAGGGATGAATTATTTCATGACCAAACCTCTAGAAAAACAAAAAATTCTAGACTTGGTCAAAGAGATTTTTAAAAGACCTGACTCTGATGACTTAAGCCTAAAGAAAGAAGAATTTGACTATGAGTCACTTTTAGAAATGCTTTCTAATGATGAAGATCTTTTACGAAGTATTATGCTTCAAGGCTTTAGTGAAATTGAAGAAAGTCTTCAAAAATTATGCACGGTGGTACTCGTAGATGAGAAAGAAAAAAACAATCTACTTCACAAGTTAAAAGGGCTTACTGGTAGCTTGTGTATGAATGAGTTTTCACAAAGTATCCGATTAATGGAAGCTATGGAAAATCCCGTAATGACCATTGCGGCTAGCAAAAAAGCCTTGGCTTCTTTCAAAGATCTCAAACTTAAGATTGAAAAAAAGATTTTATAA
- a CDS encoding OmpA family protein has translation MQYFKKILLATCFMALSPLVWAQQKDFNWRLGASYGYSNYYGDLTPVRFQKIIDWDAIRHVLDYNPNTNLGASYQVMLERRVTNTIGFYMRYAFYDYSMNDRFTAKDGNLWMDAPNFDRGLNFRNQSRDYGIGFSFKTDNDRFLSSKSFIAPYLNLGVGLLDFKVFGDLRDNNGNFYDFSQANLIQNRQFETALHELEAEQGYEQRTFYTNLGLGVRFRLSSRIELFLQTDILRAFSNHLDDVAGKYRENFDNELQAQASNPTGIPVNLLTDYRGNRDNQVDWIINHGAGVRLNFGFNKKSFVAAQVIPLRGFTPLPNPKEEVESLTTERTLPSTDTYLPLNVYQEDKEAQIIRNSQVLLLDRQILTEQQKIRSMDSSQVATKYLLREFEEQNRQVRSRMLSNDLPIEEFDKESALRSQQLLRTLDSVQRDKNRSYFKIDSLIANKSKTQQESFTPRTGFLDVGNVVNTDSISPSASPLKDTNKGAIQKNEPLPERNNTTRDTPITQRQTQTSAEASERTTEFPKREATTTSEVERRSEGNDRNAALDNFYLSEIQRLRQENSTLRQQTSSPPPTRTAAQNQRIIVDDRGSARRNARAIQKEERRSERRGNRRSFLGGLFAGAAVSSAINSSEQEDKKNEPILEEVLVSTSDSASSTLIDLPQLEAVPARLAWTTNEIIPIDWTTIGAGIQQEKSAQEEVNEAEEIVVIPVEIPETIQLLPTKQLIFFDINQRVPTDEELKKLLPLAEFIQVNPAYYFRITGYADNTGSLAYNLRIAEDRMKAVGNALMEYYGVEESQIQYREGGKIIRGNTPRSEAQDRRVEVIIEKNNP, from the coding sequence ATGCAGTACTTCAAAAAAATACTGCTAGCCACCTGTTTCATGGCCCTCTCTCCTTTGGTTTGGGCACAACAAAAAGACTTCAATTGGAGATTGGGAGCGAGTTATGGATACAGCAACTATTATGGTGACCTCACGCCTGTACGTTTTCAAAAAATTATAGACTGGGATGCTATTCGACATGTCTTGGACTACAATCCCAACACAAATTTAGGGGCTTCTTATCAGGTGATGCTAGAAAGACGAGTGACCAACACCATTGGATTCTACATGCGCTATGCATTCTATGATTACTCTATGAATGACCGCTTCACTGCTAAAGATGGAAATCTTTGGATGGACGCCCCAAATTTTGATCGAGGACTCAATTTCAGAAACCAAAGCCGGGATTATGGAATTGGCTTTTCTTTTAAAACGGATAATGATCGTTTCCTTTCCTCTAAATCGTTTATTGCTCCTTACCTAAATCTAGGCGTTGGTTTGCTGGATTTTAAGGTTTTTGGCGATTTACGAGATAACAACGGTAATTTTTACGACTTTTCGCAGGCGAATCTCATCCAAAACAGACAATTTGAAACTGCTCTCCATGAGTTGGAAGCAGAACAAGGCTACGAGCAACGCACCTTTTACACCAACCTTGGATTAGGTGTTCGGTTTCGCTTATCGAGTCGAATAGAGCTTTTCCTACAAACTGATATCTTAAGAGCATTTTCCAATCATTTGGATGATGTGGCTGGAAAATACAGAGAAAACTTTGATAACGAATTGCAGGCTCAAGCATCCAACCCTACGGGTATTCCTGTCAACCTTTTAACAGATTACCGTGGCAACCGAGATAATCAAGTAGACTGGATCATCAACCACGGTGCTGGAGTTCGGTTGAATTTCGGTTTCAACAAAAAAAGTTTCGTAGCAGCTCAGGTGATTCCGCTGCGGGGATTTACACCCTTACCTAATCCCAAAGAAGAAGTAGAGTCTTTAACGACAGAACGCACATTACCTTCGACTGATACTTATCTACCGCTCAATGTTTATCAAGAGGATAAAGAAGCTCAGATTATTCGCAACTCTCAAGTTTTGTTGCTCGACCGACAAATTTTAACCGAACAACAAAAAATTAGAAGTATGGACTCTTCACAGGTAGCTACCAAATACCTGCTGAGAGAATTTGAAGAACAAAACAGGCAGGTTCGCTCCCGCATGCTTTCCAATGATTTACCTATTGAAGAGTTTGATAAGGAATCTGCGCTCAGAAGTCAACAACTACTACGTACACTTGATTCTGTACAACGAGATAAAAATAGAAGCTATTTCAAAATTGATAGTTTGATTGCCAACAAAAGCAAAACCCAACAAGAGTCCTTTACTCCTAGGACCGGCTTCCTTGATGTGGGCAATGTTGTAAATACGGATTCAATCAGCCCATCGGCTTCACCTCTAAAGGACACCAATAAAGGAGCTATACAAAAAAACGAGCCATTGCCAGAAAGAAACAATACTACTCGAGACACTCCCATAACTCAGCGGCAAACGCAAACAAGTGCAGAAGCGAGCGAGCGCACAACTGAATTTCCCAAAAGAGAAGCTACTACTACAAGTGAAGTGGAAAGAAGAAGTGAAGGTAACGACAGAAATGCAGCATTGGACAATTTTTACCTTTCAGAAATTCAGCGACTTCGACAAGAAAACAGTACTTTGAGACAGCAAACATCTTCTCCCCCCCCTACTCGGACAGCTGCACAAAATCAACGAATTATAGTAGATGATAGAGGAAGTGCTAGACGAAATGCGCGAGCGATTCAAAAAGAAGAGCGAAGATCAGAAAGGCGGGGAAACCGTAGGTCTTTCTTAGGTGGGCTTTTTGCTGGTGCAGCAGTGAGTTCTGCCATCAATTCTTCTGAGCAAGAAGACAAAAAAAATGAACCAATCTTAGAAGAAGTACTGGTCAGTACCAGTGATTCTGCGTCCTCAACCCTGATTGATCTTCCCCAACTAGAAGCAGTTCCGGCTAGGCTCGCATGGACTACCAATGAAATTATTCCTATTGATTGGACAACAATCGGAGCGGGAATTCAACAAGAAAAATCTGCGCAAGAAGAGGTAAATGAAGCAGAGGAAATTGTAGTGATTCCTGTAGAAATACCAGAAACCATCCAATTACTACCGACCAAACAGTTGATTTTTTTTGATATCAACCAGCGAGTTCCTACTGACGAGGAATTGAAGAAATTACTCCCTCTAGCAGAGTTTATCCAGGTAAATCCTGCGTACTATTTCCGTATAACTGGATATGCAGATAATACAGGAAGCTTGGCTTATAATTTACGGATTGCGGAAGACCGAATGAAAGCGGTAGGAAATGCCCTAATGGAGTATTATGGCGTAGAGGAATCCCAAATTCAATACAGAGAAGGAGGTAAAATCATTCGTGGAAATACTCCACGATCAGAAGCACAAGATCGGCGTGTAGAAGTCATTATAGAAAAAAATAACCCCTAA
- a CDS encoding PadR family transcriptional regulator, producing MSNNNLIKGSLQTIILKLLEENEKMYGYEITQRVKELTKGEIKITEGALYPALHKLEAEGLLTTEIQQVDNRVRKYYSLTKNGQKEVSAKMSELQNFVGNLQRILDPEWKPGLA from the coding sequence ATGTCGAATAACAATCTAATCAAGGGAAGCCTACAAACCATCATCCTCAAACTACTGGAAGAGAATGAGAAAATGTACGGCTATGAGATAACCCAACGGGTAAAGGAACTGACAAAAGGCGAAATCAAAATCACCGAAGGTGCCCTCTACCCTGCCCTACACAAGTTGGAGGCAGAAGGACTGCTGACCACCGAAATCCAACAAGTGGATAACCGGGTAAGAAAATACTACAGCCTGACCAAAAACGGGCAAAAGGAAGTCAGCGCCAAGATGTCCGAGTTACAGAATTTCGTAGGTAATCTCCAACGCATCTTGGATCCTGAATGGAAGCCGGGCTTGGCTTAA
- a CDS encoding DUF3784 domain-containing protein — protein sequence MTTLIGITLISFGFFVKAFPKLISGYNTMSKRQQENIDIEGLSTFMRNTFLAMGFLVVVGHILLKAVNQPSLSDYFAPLVIAIGAIIMVVKGRQFDHNQEKFVNSKFKVLFTALILIGALLSVIFGIIPSKHEMKYESVAFSGAYGTELKFSEIDSIALTDRIPRVLSRNNGLGVGQIKKGTFRVEDIGKAHLLVHASSGPFLVIITKSGETTIINYKDKAKTDQIYKEIQAKI from the coding sequence ATGACTACCCTAATTGGAATAACGTTAATCAGCTTTGGCTTTTTCGTGAAGGCCTTCCCAAAGTTAATTTCGGGATACAATACCATGTCCAAGCGCCAACAGGAAAATATCGATATAGAAGGTTTATCGACCTTTATGAGGAATACTTTTCTGGCCATGGGCTTTTTGGTGGTAGTAGGTCATATCCTATTGAAAGCAGTTAATCAACCGTCTTTATCGGACTATTTCGCTCCGTTAGTCATTGCAATAGGAGCGATCATAATGGTGGTAAAAGGAAGGCAATTTGATCATAACCAAGAGAAGTTTGTCAATTCTAAGTTTAAAGTACTGTTTACCGCTCTCATCTTAATAGGAGCTTTGCTTAGCGTAATCTTTGGCATCATTCCTTCCAAACATGAGATGAAGTATGAATCAGTTGCCTTTTCTGGTGCTTATGGAACAGAATTGAAATTTTCAGAGATTGACTCCATCGCCCTTACGGATCGGATTCCAAGGGTCCTATCACGCAACAATGGCTTGGGCGTAGGCCAAATCAAAAAAGGAACTTTCCGTGTAGAAGATATTGGCAAAGCCCACTTACTAGTGCATGCTTCGTCAGGCCCCTTTCTAGTAATCATCACCAAGTCAGGGGAAACGACGATTATCAACTATAAGGACAAAGCTAAAACAGACCAGATTTACAAGGAGATACAAGCTAAAATTTAA
- a CDS encoding serpin family protein has protein sequence MLLIILVVGCLPGEPPLPGRVEPNLRVLSASEEKLSESSTQFAINLFQQLNQSNEAKNQFFSPYSIHQALAMTMNGNEGEVKQEFLDVLQMQGMSLEDANQAVKDLTTFLLQVDEKVKLNIANGIWYKEGYQVKPPFKAAANRYFNAEVAPLDMLNPNSVNVINNWIARQTNNLIREMLDQIPPNAVMYLVNAIYFKGDWTYNFPKANTKKEKFTLRNGQDIMVDMMDLKDASDMRYGFGHGAAYLEIPYSSEQYSMGVIFNESGDLSQLAPLLTLENLTEWRSNARERGVILKMPKFKISYKMDNMKGDLMAMGLVRPFSFHPDNFTALFSNPTDDLKISRVIHQAFIEVDEKGTEAAAATIVEVVERFSAGPSGPLRITLDRPFIFFIQEKHSGAILFMGKLENPLEG, from the coding sequence ATGTTATTAATTATTTTGGTAGTAGGCTGCTTACCAGGAGAGCCTCCCCTTCCCGGTAGAGTTGAACCCAATCTGAGAGTACTTTCTGCTTCAGAAGAGAAACTTTCTGAATCAAGCACCCAATTTGCAATCAATCTTTTTCAGCAACTGAATCAATCAAATGAGGCAAAGAATCAATTTTTTAGCCCCTACTCCATTCATCAGGCTTTAGCTATGACAATGAATGGCAATGAGGGGGAAGTGAAACAAGAATTTTTGGATGTCTTACAAATGCAGGGTATGAGCTTAGAGGATGCCAATCAGGCTGTTAAAGACTTGACTACTTTTTTATTGCAGGTAGATGAAAAGGTTAAACTCAACATTGCCAATGGTATTTGGTATAAGGAAGGTTATCAGGTAAAACCACCTTTCAAAGCTGCGGCTAATCGCTATTTCAATGCAGAAGTGGCACCCTTGGATATGTTAAACCCCAACTCTGTGAACGTTATCAACAATTGGATTGCCCGACAAACCAATAATCTAATTCGAGAGATGCTGGATCAAATCCCACCGAATGCTGTAATGTATTTGGTAAATGCTATCTACTTTAAAGGAGACTGGACCTACAATTTTCCGAAAGCCAATACCAAAAAAGAAAAATTCACACTGAGGAATGGTCAGGATATCATGGTTGACATGATGGACCTCAAAGATGCCTCGGATATGAGATATGGGTTTGGTCATGGAGCCGCCTATTTGGAAATCCCTTACAGTTCAGAACAATACTCTATGGGCGTTATATTCAATGAATCCGGTGATCTCTCACAGTTGGCACCGCTACTTACCTTAGAAAATCTAACTGAATGGAGAAGCAATGCAAGAGAAAGAGGTGTCATTCTCAAAATGCCCAAATTCAAGATTTCTTATAAAATGGACAATATGAAAGGAGATCTGATGGCTATGGGTTTGGTTCGCCCATTCTCTTTCCATCCGGATAACTTTACTGCCCTTTTTTCCAATCCTACCGATGACTTGAAGATAAGCAGGGTCATCCATCAGGCTTTTATAGAAGTGGATGAAAAAGGCACCGAAGCCGCTGCTGCAACCATTGTAGAAGTAGTCGAAAGGTTCAGTGCAGGACCTTCTGGCCCACTTAGAATTACATTGGATCGTCCATTCATCTTCTTTATCCAAGAAAAACACAGTGGTGCCATCCTGTTTATGGGCAAACTCGAGAATCCATTAGAGGGATGA
- a CDS encoding thiamine-binding protein, translating into MQPTINLGIQIVPKSQTLDTYTLVDRAIEVIQSSGVPYTVTPFETVMEGPQDLLMDIARKAQEAVLEAGADEVLVYYRMQVKKDAHVTMGEKTFKYSK; encoded by the coding sequence ATGCAACCAACCATCAATCTAGGCATTCAAATCGTTCCTAAAAGTCAAACTTTGGACACCTATACCCTTGTGGATCGGGCCATTGAAGTTATTCAGTCCTCTGGTGTACCATATACGGTAACACCTTTCGAGACCGTCATGGAAGGACCCCAGGATCTATTGATGGACATTGCAAGAAAGGCACAAGAAGCCGTATTAGAAGCAGGAGCAGATGAAGTTTTAGTCTATTACAGAATGCAAGTCAAAAAAGATGCCCACGTGACTATGGGGGAAAAAACATTCAAGTACAGCAAATGA
- a CDS encoding YdeI/OmpD-associated family protein: MKSAANDWTEELSALQGLLNETELTPLIKWGIPVYCHEGQHVVGLAGFKNFVCLWFYQGVFLSDPDRVLLNAQEGKTRALRQWRFTDSSEINPEQIRTYLAEAIAHAKEGKKLAPVPAGEIIVPEILEKAFQSSQELQSAFDQLTPGKQREYIEYLNQAKRDATKQSRLEKITPMILEGKGLNDQYK; this comes from the coding sequence ATGAAATCAGCAGCTAACGATTGGACCGAAGAACTCAGTGCCCTCCAAGGATTATTGAATGAAACCGAGCTTACCCCTCTCATTAAATGGGGAATTCCCGTGTATTGCCATGAAGGCCAGCATGTGGTTGGCTTGGCAGGGTTTAAAAATTTTGTTTGTTTGTGGTTTTACCAAGGCGTATTTTTATCTGACCCAGATAGAGTTTTATTGAACGCTCAAGAAGGAAAAACCAGAGCCCTCAGACAATGGCGATTTACTGATAGCTCCGAAATCAACCCCGAACAAATTCGAACCTACCTAGCTGAAGCTATTGCCCATGCCAAAGAAGGCAAGAAACTAGCTCCTGTTCCAGCAGGTGAAATCATTGTGCCAGAAATCTTAGAAAAAGCCTTCCAATCATCACAAGAACTTCAATCCGCCTTCGATCAACTCACTCCTGGAAAACAGCGGGAATACATCGAATACCTTAACCAAGCCAAGCGTGACGCCACCAAACAATCCCGACTAGAAAAAATCACTCCCATGATTTTGGAGGGAAAAGGATTGAATGATCAGTATAAGTAG